In Penaeus vannamei isolate JL-2024 chromosome 4, ASM4276789v1, whole genome shotgun sequence, a single window of DNA contains:
- the LOC113829231 gene encoding uncharacterized PE-PGRS family protein PE_PGRS54 isoform X6 produces MRSLLSLALFLAAAYGCGEVSPRAEVVCYFEGDLTAKDVDPCKCTILVASDVTLDHDLKLTSDVDFTKLKALKARNPKLRLVASIGGENVKTETFSLVTSSVEGVANFTEGVVAFVTANGLDGLEVDWRWPGQNGGSKDKDDVTTLMKVVRLALDQKVHSVSRRTATEALAEDTTEAEDATEAPQDVTEAESATEASTDVPTTSAPEQEDESLGSDYLVLESGSEYEVTLRPEIEVRLEDTGHTIKEKKEDSHGKKQEKTATRPYRGSVKFTDYFKLSGVLTTTETPSTTPSSGWKIAKSSQASERKAKQEVEKERGAILMMTVSPHPEYLVKGYDLKALTKIVDFFSLPTHNLTEDRPDAAAETFHHSRLMGVSDLENADSLVDLVVSLGVPLDHLILGLPATAAVFTLKDEELNTPRSPAAGTASFIPYREACMMMETGNWTVERDEDLTGPYAFLNATWLAFDDPTSAKIKSKYVLLRGLAGAALHNLDGEDWDDQCNQGKYPVLSAIHDTFTQLARTPRRAVLQSLVDDLETEESSFRPISVASPTDLRNSPFRIVRIVDRTGAIKAIRASSESRFECSRQGYYRDPADCSQFYRCVKFNQYVDDFTVFEYSCPSGLVFDDRWEICAWPSAAPPCDGSSEIFPVPRRKFSCPGEGYFTDPENCRWFFACRDYYGNGTYTQYEFRCPFGLAYDEANGLCNWPWLVEGCGHTGPIPDGYGGVSSGAVPVSVASIAGGGFSQGKAVFGDGSASQDLYGGSSESCEDCGSTELAIGGQGVYNANRGLIVGADQSNERLSYGTFKNTGIPTIPGTGFSGHGSGRQGNNIGSAFGSSSNRRPSKTQGGRRKSSRGQNGQGYNYQEPDNAFNPAEVSGGYAAPNSGSRGRPSSRPSSSYKTPSATTRTPTTTYRPVTSAPATTPSSGYSYPEPANPFTSGTSIQVSKPSPVTSAPIRSSTRGHGSSGSTSGSRKTSGSGVGHFTIPGSSSGSRHGSGSSASGGSRGSGRPGSSRGSGGSYSAPAKPFVTGSSAGSADSSEEDGGSGSRGTSSGSSHFGGSGSGNRGSSTGSSHFGGSGSGSRGSSSGSSHFGGSGSGSRGSSSGSSHFGGSGSGSRGSSSGSSHFGGSGSGSGGSSSGSSHFGGSGSGSRGSSSGSGHFGGSVSGNGGSSSSSSGSSGGYSYSAPAKPFITGSSAGSAGSSEEDGGSGSRGSSSGSSHFGGSGSGSRGSSSGSSHFGGSGSGSRGSSSGSSHFGGSGSGSRGSSSGSGHFGGSGSGSSGSSSSSSGSSGGYSYSAPAKPFITGSSAGSAGSSEEDGGSGSRGSSSGSSHFGGSGSGSRGSSSGSSHFGGSGSGSRGSSSGSSHFGGSGSGSRGSSSGSGHFGGSGSGSSGSSSSSSGSSGGYSYSAPAKPFITGSSAGSAGSSEEDGGSGFFGGSGSSSGSSHFGGSGSGSRGGSSGSGHFGGSGSGSSGSSSGSSHFGGSGSGSRGGSSGSGHFGGSGSGSSGSSSGSSHFGGSGSGSRGGSSGSGHFGGSGSGSSGSSSGSSHFGGSGSGSRGGSSGSGHFGGSGSGSSGSSSGSSHFGGSGSGSRGGSSGSGHFGGSGSGSSGSSSGLSHFGGSGSGSRGGSSGSGHFGGSGSGSSGSSSGSSHFGGSGSGSRGGSSGSGHFGGSGSGSSGSSSGSSHFGGSGSGSRGGSSSSSGSSGGYSYSAPTKPFITGSSAGSADSSEEDGGSGSRGSSSGSSHFGGSGSGSGSRGSSSGSSHFGGSGSGSGSRGSSSGSSHFGGSGSGSGSRGSSSGSSHFGGSGSGSRGSSSGSSHFGGSGSGSRGSSSGSSHFGGSGSGSRGGSSGSGHFGGSGSGSSGSSSGSSHFGGSGSGSRGGSSGSGHFGGSGSGSSGSSSSSSGSSGGYSYSAPAKPFITGSSAGSAGSSEEDGGSGSRGTSSGSSHFGGSGSGSRGGSSGSSHFGGSGSGSRGGSSGSGHFGGSGSGSSGSSSGSSHFGGSGSGSRGGSSGSSHFGGSGSGSSGSSSGSSHFGGSGSGSRGGSSGSGHFGGSGSGSSGSSSSSSGSSGGYSYSAPAKPFITGSSAGSAGSSEEDGGSGSRSSSSGSSHFGGSGSGSRGSSSGSSHFGGSGSGSRGSSSGSSHFGGSSGSGSGGSSSSSSGSSGGYSYSAPATPFITGSSAGSAGSSEEDGGSGSRGSSSGSSHFGGSGSGSRGSSSGSSHFGGSGSGSGSRGSSSGSSHFGGSGSGSGSRGSSSGSSHFGGSGSGSGGSSSGSGHFGGSGSGSRGSSSGSSHFGGSGSGSVGSSSGSGHFGGSGSGSSGSSSSSSGSSGGYSYSAPAKPFITGSSAGSAGSSEEDGGSGSRGSSSGSSHFGGSGSRSGSRGSSSGSSHFGGSGSGSRGSSSGSSHFGGSGSGSRGSSSGSSHFGGSGSGSSGSSSGSSHFGGSGSGSRGSSSGSGHFGGSGSGSSGSSSGSSHFGGSGSGSGSRGSSSGSSHFGGSASRGSSSDGSSEEDRHSTGGSGYVYEGPSSSNTFDPFNSGSGSSGSVSHFTVSGSGSGRKSTGGSGSSGHFGGSAGSGSHSGSGNAGSGSGSGHFGGSGGSGGSGFFGGAGGSGGAGTGDGHGSGSGSGHFGGIGGSGGSGGFGGSGGRGGSGGSGGRGGSGGSGGRGGSGGSGSRGGSGGSGGRGGSGGSGSPGFFGGVGGTGGVGGVGSAGPNGPYRTGSAGGSGSPSKSQGYSGVGSRKSIAGGPSLVAKLTRGRKFQRFGPGGRRDFDDTLGPEVCERAGLFRHPDTCDKFYECYWDKWIERFTLHVFDCPITIVYDSGITACNWPFNGPQCNDDKH; encoded by the exons ACTTCACCAAGCTGAAGGCGCTGAAGGCGAGGAACCCCAAGCTCCGGCTGGTGGCTTCCATCGGCGGCGAAAACGTCAAGACAGAAACGTTCTCTCTGGTGACGTCATCGGTGGAGGGCGTGGCCAACTTCACGGAGGGCGTGGTTGCCTTCGTCACTGCTAACGGGCTGGATGGTCTTGAGGTAGACTGGAGGTGGCCGGGACAAAATGGCGGCAGCAAGGATAAGGATGACGTCACCACGCTCATGAAG GTCGTTCGCCTCGCCCTGGACCAGAAGGTGCACAGCGTGAGCCGAAGGACAGCGACTGAAGCCCTTGCCGAAGACACGACGGAAGCCGAGGACGCAACGGAGGCGCCACAGGACGTAACGGAAGCCGAGAGCGCTACCGAGGCCTCCACCGACGTCCCAACGACCAGTGCGCCCGAACAGGAGGACGAGAG CCTCGGGTCAGACTACCTGGTCCTCGAATCAGGTTCCGAGTACGAGGTGACCCTCCGGCCCGAGATAGAGGTAAGACTCGAAGACACAGGACACACGatcaaggagaagaaagaggacagtcatggaaaaaaacaagaaaagacagcAACTCGACCTTACCGTGGAAGCGTTAAGTTCACC GATTACTTCAAGCTCTCAGGCGTCCTCACCACCACGGAGACGCCCTCGACGACCCCCTCCTCCGGATGGAAGATCGCCAAGTCTTCTCAAGCGTCCGAGAGGAAGGCGAagcaggaagtggagaaggagagaggagccaTCCTTATGATGACCGTGTCTCCCCATCCCGAATACCTCGTTAAGGGATACGACCTCAAAGCCCTCACTAA GATTGTGGACTTCTTCAGCCTTCCCACCCACAACCTGACAGAAGACCGCCCCGATGCAGCCGCCGAAACCTTCCACCACAGCCGTCTCATGGGCGTTTCTGATCTCGAAAATGCG GATTCCCTCGTGGATTTAGTGGTGTCTCTCGGAGTGCCACTCGACCACCTGATCCTCGGACTGCCAGCCACTGCCGCTGTGTTTACCCTGAAGGACGAAGAGCTGAACACCCCCCGCTCCCCGGCCGCTGGAACCGCCAGCTTCATTCCTTACAGAGAG GCATGCATGATGATGGAGACCGGGAACTGGACAGTGGAGCGCGACGAGGATCTGACCGGACCCTACGCCTTCCTGAACGCAACGTGGCTGGCCTTCGACGACCCTACCAGCGCCAAGATCAAG AGCAAGTATGTGCTGCTTCGAGGACTGGCTGGTGCGGCTCTGCATAATTTAGATGGCGAAGACTGGGATGACCAATGCAACCAAGGCAAATACCCTGTCCTGTCAGCAATACACGACACCTTTACGCAG CTTGCCCGAACACCTCGACGTGCAGTTCTGCAAAGCCTTGTTGATGATCTGGAGACTGAGGAGTCCTCCTTCCGGCCAATATCTGTTGCTTCCCCAACTGATCTTCGAAATTCACCCTTCAGAATAGTTCGCATTGTTGATCGAACTGGGGCTATTAAGGCAATCCG AGCAAGTTCTGAGTCAAGGTTCGAGTGCTCCCGCCAAGGCTATTACCGAGACCCTGCTGACTGTTCCCAATTTTATCGCTGTGTAAAGTTCAACCAATACGTGGATGACTTCACTGTCTTTGAATATTCATGCCCTTCTGGACTTGTATTCGATGATCGTTGGGAGATCTGCGCATGGCCCTCTGCAGCTCCTCCATGTGATGGTTCCTCAGAAATTTTCCCTGTCCCTCGTAGAAAGTTTTCCTGCCCTGGAGAAGGATATTTCACTGATCCAGAGAACTGTCGCTGGTTCTTTGCTTGCAGAGATTACTATGGGAATGGAACATACACTCAGTATGAGTTTAGGTGTCCATTTGGACTTGCTTATGATGAGGCTAATGGACTGTGCAACTGGCCCTGGCTTGTGGAAGGTTGTGGACATACTGGGCCAATCCCTGATGGATATGGTGGTGTGAGTAGTGGCGCAGTCCCAGTTAGTGTGGCTTCCATTGCTGGAGGTGGATTCAGCCAAGGCAAAGCAGTATTTGGAGATGGGTCTGCTTCTCAGGATCTGTATGGTGGAAGCAGTGAAAGTTGTGAAGACTGTGGTTCCACTGAACTGGCTATTGGTGGCCAAGGAGTCTACAATGCTAACCGTGGCCTTATTGTTGGTGCAGATCAGAGCAATGAACGTCTTTCATATGGTACCTTCAAAAATACTGGAATCCCAACCATCCCTGGTACTGGCTTTAGTGGACATGGCAGTGGCAGGCAAGGAAACAATATTGGTTCTGCTTTTGGTTCTTCATCAAATAGGAGGCCAAGCAAAacacaaggaggaaggagaaagtccTCTCGCGGTCAGAATGGTCAGGGATACAACTACCAGGAACCTGACAATGCTTTCAATCCTGCTGAGGTTTCAGGTGGCTATGCTGCTCCAAATTCAGGCTCTAGGGGAAGACCATCATCCAGACCTTCCTCTTCCTACAAAACTCCAAGTGCAACAACTCGTACACCAACAACCACCTACCGACCTGTCACTTCTGCCCCTGCAACAACACCTTCCTCTGGATATTCATATCCTGAACCAGCTAATCCTTTCACCTCAGGAACCTCCATCCAAGTCTCAAAGCCTTCACCAGTAACTTCTGCTCCAATCAGGTCAAGCACAAGAGGACATGGTTCATCAGGAAGCACTAGTGGATCAAGAAAGACAAGTGGCAGTGGAGTAGGACATTTTACTATTCCTGGTAGTTCATCTGGTAGCAGACATGGCTCCGGAAGTAGTGCATCAGGAGGTTCCAGGGGATCAGGAAGACCTGGATCATCAAGAGGATCAGGTGGATCATACTCAGCTCCTGCAAAACCTTTCGTAACTGGCTCCTCTGCAGGATCTGCTGACTCATCTGAGGAAGATGGTGGATCTGGAAGCCGTGGTACTTCCAGTGGTTCAAGCCACTTTGGAGGATCAGGTTCTGGAAACCGTGGTAGTTCAACTGGTTCAAGTCATTTCGGAGGATCAGGATCTGGAAGCCGTGGCAGTTCCAGTGGTTCAAGTCACTTTGGAGGATCAGGTTCTGGAAGCCGTGGTAGTTCCAGTGGTTCAAGTCACTTTGGAGGATCAGGTTCTGGAAGCCGTGGCAGTTCCAGTGGTTCAAGCCACTTTGGAGGATCAGGATCTGGAAGCGGAGGCAGTTCCAGTGGTTCAAGCCACTTTGGAGGATCAGGGTCTGGAAGCCGTGGCAGTTCCAGTGGTTCAGGCCACTTTGGAGGATCAGTTTCTGGAAATGGTGGCAGTTCCAGCAGTTCTAGTGGATCATCTGGTGGCTATTCATACTCTGCACCCGCAAAGCCTTTCATAACTGGCTCCTCTGCAGGATCTGCTGGCTCATCTGAGGAAGATGGTGGATCCGGAAGCCGTGGCAGTTCCAGTGGTTCAAGTCACTTTGGAGGATCAGGATCTGGAAGCCGTGGTAGTTCCAGTGGTTCAAGTCACTTTGGAGGATCAGGTTCTGGAAGCCGTGGCAGTTCCAGTGGTTCAAGCCACTTTGGAGGATCAGGGTCTGGAAGCCGTGGCAGTTCCAGTGGTTCAGGACACTTTGGAGGATCAGGATCTGGAAGCAGTGGCAGTTCCAGCAGTTCTAGTGGATCATCTGGTGGCTATTCATACTCTGCACCCGCAAAGCCTTTCATAACTGGCTCCTCTGCAGGATCTGCTGGCTCATCTGAGGAAGATGGTGGATCCGGAAGCCGTGGCAGTTCCAGTGGTTCAAGTCACTTTGGAGGATCAGGATCTGGAAGCCGTGGTAGTTCCAGTGGTTCAAGTCACTTTGGAGGATCAGGTTCTGGAAGCCGTGGCAGTTCCAGTGGTTCAAGCCACTTTGGAGGATCAGGGTCTGGAAGCCGTGGCAGTTCCAGTGGTTCAGGCCACTTTGGAGGATCAGGATCTGGAAGCAGTGGCAGTTCCAGCAGTTCTAGTGGATCATCTGGTGGCTATTCATACTCTGCACCCGCAAAGCCTTTCATAACTGGCTCCTCTGCAGGATCTGCTGGCTCATCTGAGGAAGATGGTGGATCTGGATTCTTTGGAGGTTCTGGCAGTTCCAGTGGATCAAGTCATTTTGGAGGATCAGGATCTGGAAGCCGTGGCGGTTCCAGTGGTTCAGGCCACTTTGGAGGATCAGGTTCTGGAAGCAGTGGCAGTTCCAGTGGTTCAAGTCACTTTGGAGGATCAGGATCCGGAAGCCGTGGCGGTTCCAGTGGTTCAGGCCACTTTGGAGGATCAGGTTCTGGAAGCAGTGGTAGTTCCAGTGGTTCAAGTCACTTTGGAGGATCAGGATCCGGAAGCCGTGGCGGTTCCAGTGGTTCAGGCCACTTTGGAGGATCAGGTTCTGGAAGCAGTGGCAGTTCCAGTGGTTCAAGTCACTTTGGAGGATCAGGATCCGGAAGCCGTGGCGGTTCCAGTGGTTCAGGCCACTTTGGAGGATCAGGTTCTGGAAGCAGTGGCAGTTCCAGTGGTTCAAGTCACTTTGGAGGATCAGGATCCGGAAGCCGTGGCGGTTCCAGTGGTTCAGGCCACTTTGGAGGATCAGGATCTGGAAGCAGTGGCAGTTCCAGTGGTTTAAGTCACTTTGGAGGATCAGGATCCGGAAGCCGTGGCGGTTCCAGTGGTTCAGGCCACTTTGGAGGATCAGGTTCTGGAAGCAGTGGCAGTTCCAGTGGTTCAAGTCATTTTGGAGGATCAGGATCTGGAAGCCGTGGCGGTTCCAGTGGTTCAGGCCACTTTGGAGGATCAGGTTCTGGAAGCAGTGGCAGTTCCAGTGGTTCAAGTCACTTTGGAGGATCAGGATCTGGAAGCCGTGGCGGTTCCAGCAGTTCTAGTGGATCATCTGGTGGCTATTCATACTCTGCACCCACAAAGCCTTTCATAACTGGCTCCTCTGCAGGATCTGCTGACTCATCTGAGGAAGATGGTGGATCCGGAAGCCGTGGTAGTTCCAGTGGTTCAAGTCACTTCGgaggatcaggatcaggatcTGGAAGCCGTGGCAGTTCCAGTGGTTCAAGTCACTTTGgaggatcaggatcaggatcTGGAAGCCGTGGCAGTTCCAGTGGTTCAAGTCACTTTGgaggatcaggatcaggatccGGAAGCCGTGGCAGTTCCAGTGGTTCAAGTCACTTTGGAGGATCAGGATCTGGAAGCCGTGGCAGTTCCAGTGGTTCAAGTCACTTTGGAGGATCAGGATCCGGAAGCCGTGGCAGTTCCAGTGGTTCAAGTCACTTTGGAGGATCAGGATCTGGAAGCCGTGGCGGTTCCAGTGGTTCAGGCCACTTTGGAGGATCAGGATCTGGAAGCAGTGGCAGTTCCAGTGGTTCAAGTCACTTTGGAGGATCAGGATCCGGAAGCCGTGGCGGTTCCAGTGGTTCAGGCCACTTTGGAGGATCAGGTTCTGGAAGCAGTGGCAGTTCCAGCAGTTCTAGTGGATCATCTGGTGGCTATTCATACTCTGCACCCGCAAAACCTTTCATAACTGGCTCCTCTGCAGGATCTGCTGGTTCATCTGAGGAAGATGGTGGATCTGGAAGCCGTGGTACTTCCAGTGGTTCAAGCCACTTTGGAGGATCAGGATCCGGAAGCCGTGGCGGTTCCAGTGGTTCAAGTCACTTTGGAGGATCAGGATCCGGAAGCCGTGGCGGTTCCAGTGGTTCAGGCCACTTTGGAGGATCAGGTTCTGGAAGCAGTGGCAGTTCCAGTGGTTCAAGCCACTTTGGAGGATCAGGATCCGGAAGCCGTGGCGGTTCCAGTGGTTCAAGCCACTTTGGAGGATCAGGTTCTGGAAGCAGTGGCAGTTCCAGTGGTTCAAGTCACTTTGGAGGATCAGGATCCGGAAGCCGTGGCGGTTCCAGTGGTTCAGGCCACTTTGGAGGATCAGGTTCTGGAAGCAGTGGCAGTTCCAGCAGTTCTAGTGGATCATCTGGTGGCTATTCATACTCTGCACCCGCAAAGCCTTTCATAACTGGCTCCTCTGCAGGATCTGCTGGTTCATCTGAGGAAGATGGTGGATCTGGAAGCCGTAGCAGTTCCAGTGGTTCAAGTCACTTTGGAGGATCAGGATCTGGAAGCCGTGGTAGTTCCAGTGGTTCAAGTCACTTTGGAGGATCAGGTTCTGGAAGCCGTGGCAGTTCCAGTGGTTCAAGTCATTTCGGAGGATCATCAGGATCTGGAAGTGGTGGCAGTTCCAGCAGTTCTAGTGGATCATCTGGTGGCTATTCATACTCTGCACCCGCGACACCTTTCATAACTGGCTCTTCTGCAGGATCTGCTGGCTCATCTGAGGAAGATGGTGGATCCGGAAGCCGTGGCAGTTCCAGTGGTTCAAGTCACTTTGGAGGATCAGGATCTGGAAGCCGTGGTAGTTCCAGTGGTTCAAGTCACTTTGgaggatcaggatcaggatcTGGAAGTCGTGGCAGTTCCAGTGGTTCAAGTCACTTTGgaggatcaggatcaggatcTGGAAGTCGTGGCAGTTCCAGTGGTTCAAGTCACTTTGGAGGATCAGGTTCTGGAAGTGGTGGCAGTTCCAGTGGTTCAGGCCACTTTGGAGGATCAGGATCTGGAAGCCGTGGCAGTTCCAGTGGTTCAAGTCACTTTGGAGGATCAGGTTCTGGAAGTGTTGGCAGTTCCAGTGGTTCAGGCCACTTTGGAGGATCAGGATCTGGAAGCAGTGGCAGTTCCAGCAGTTCTAGTGGATCATCTGGTGGCTATTCATACTCTGCACCCGCAAAGCCTTTCATAACTGGCTCCTCTGCAGGATCTGCTGGTTCATCTGAGGAAGATGGTGGATCCGGAAGCCGTGGCAGTTCCAGTGGTTCAAGTCACTTTGGAGGATCAGGATCAAGATCCGGAAGCCGTGGTAGTTCCAGTGGTTCAAGCCACTTTGGAGGATCAGGATCTGGAAGCCGTGGCAGTTCCAGTGGTTCAAGCCACTTTGGAGGATCAGGATCTGGAAGCCGTGGCAGTTCCAGTGGTTCAAGCCACTTTGGAGGATCAGGATCTGGAAGCAGTGGTAGTTCCAGTGGTTCAAGCCACTTTGGAGGATCAGGTTCTGGAAGCCGTGGCAGTTCCAGTGGTTCAGGCCACTTTGGAGGATCAGGTTCTGGAAGCAGTGGCAGTTCCAGTGGTTCAAGTCATTTTGgaggatcaggatcaggatcTGGAAGCCGTGGCAGTTCCAGTGGTTCAAGTCACTTTGGAGGTTCAGCATCCAGAGGCTCAAGTTCTGATGGATCATCTGAAGAGGACAGACATTCTACTGGTGGATCTGGCTATGTATATGAAGGTCCTTCCAGTAGTAACACATTTGATCCATTCAACAGTGGATCTGGAAGCAGTGGATCTGTTAGTCACTTCACTGTGTCAGGATCAGGTTCTGGACGTAAGAGCACAGGTGGAAGTGGGTCATCAGGCCACTTTGGTGGATCAGCAGGATCTGGAAGTCATAGTGGTTCTGGTAATGCTGGAAGTGGCTCAGGATCTGGTCATTTTGGAGGGTCTGGTGGTTCAGGTGGCTCTGGATTCTTTGGAGGAGCTGGTGGTTCTGGAGGGGCAGGCACTGGAGATGGACATGGAAGTGGGTCCGGATCTGgccactttggaggcattggagGCTCTGGAGGCAGTGGAGGTTTTGGAGGATCTGGAGGCAGAGGTGGGTCTGGAGGATCTGGAG GCAGAGGTGGTTCTGGAGGATCTGGAGGCAGAGGTGGTTCTGGAGGTTCTGGAAGCAGAGGTGGTTCTGGAGGATCTGGAGGCAGAGGTGGTTCTGGAGGATCTGGAAGCCCCGGATTCTTTGGAGGTGTTGGTGGAACTGGAGGAGTTGGAGGTGTGGGTTCTGCTGGTCCTAATGGCCCTTACCGTACAGGTTCTGCAGGAGGTTCAggctctcctagcaagtcccaaGGATATTCAGGCGTGGGTTCCAGGAAATCCATTGCTGGTGGACCTTCACTCGTTGCTAAACTGACGCGCGGCAGGAAATTCCAGAGGTTTGGGCCAGGAGGACGCCGTGACTTTGATGATACTCTGGGCCCAGAGGTGTGTGAGCGAGCAGGTTTGTTCCGTCACCCAGACACATGTGACAAGTTCTATGAGTGCTATTGGGACAAATGGATTGAGCGCTTTACTCTCCATGTATTTGACTGTCCCATCACCATTGTATATGATTCTGGCATCACTGCTTGCAACTGGCCCTTCAATGGTCCCCAGTGCAATGATGATAAGCACTAG